The Punica granatum isolate Tunisia-2019 chromosome 4, ASM765513v2, whole genome shotgun sequence genome has a window encoding:
- the LOC116204660 gene encoding DNA mismatch repair protein MSH4 isoform X1 yields the protein MEDDERSSFVIGLIENRAKEVGVAAFDLRSASLHLSQYIETSSSYQNTKTLLHFYEPMAIIVPPNKLAPDGMVGVSELVDKFYPSVRKAVMVRGCFDDTKGALLIKNLAAKEPSALGLDTYYKQYYLCLAATAATIKWIEAEKGVIVTNHSLLVTFNGSFHHMNIDAASVQNLEIIEPFHSALLGTSNKKRSLFHMLKTTKTIGGTRLLRANLLQPLKDIETIKARLDCLDELMSNEKLFFGLSQVLRKFPKETDRVLCHFCFKPKKVMNESLGVDHARKSQLLVSSIILLKTALDSLPLLSKVLKEAKSSLLTNIYKSVSENEKYAAIRRRIGEVIDEDVLHARVPFVARTQQCFAVKAGIDGLLDIARRSFCDTSEAIHNLANKYREEFKLPNLKLPFNNRQGFYFSIPYKDVKGKLPSKFIQVMKHGNNIHCSTLELASLNVRNKSAAGECFIRTEVCLEALIDGIREDVSVLKLLAEVLCLLDMIVNSFAHSISTKPVDQYSRPEFTDHGPLAIDAGRHPILESIHNDFIPNSIFLSEASNMLIVMGPNMSGKSTYLQQVCLIIILAQIGCYVPARFATIRVVDHIFTRMGSMDNLESNSSTFMTEMKETAFIMQNVSERSLIITDELGRATSSSDGLAIAWSCCEYLLSLKAYTIFATHIETMAELATIYPNVKISHFDVDVKNNRLDFKFQLKDGPRYIPHYGLLLAEVAGLPSSVIETARSITSRITQKELKKMEVNCRQYHHIQMAYRVAQKLICLKYSSHNEETVRQALQNLKDSYLQSQV from the exons ATGGAAGACGATGAGAGATCGAGCTTCGTGATCGGCCTTATCGAGAACAGAGCGAAGGAG GTAGGAGTAGCTGCTTTTGATCTGAGATCAGCATCACTGCATCTTTCGCAGTATATCGAGACTAGCAGTTCCTATCAGAATACAAAAACTCTGCTGCATTTCTACGAGCCGATGGCAATCATAGTTCCTCCTAATAAGCTCGCACCTGATGGCATGGTTGGAGTTTCAGAACTCGTGGATAAGTTTTACCCTTCAGTCAGGAAG GCTGTGATGGTTCGTGGATGCTTTGACGATACTAAG GGAGCACTGCTGATAAAGAATTTAGCAGCAAAGGAGCCTTCAGCACTTGGACTGGATACTTATTATAAGCAGTATTATCTCTGTTTGGCTGCCACTGCAGCCACTATCAAATG GATAGAAGCAGAAAAGGGTGTCATCGTTACAAACCACTCATTGCTG GTGACTTTCAATGGGTCATTCCATCATATGAACATTGATGCTGCCAG tGTACAAAACCTGGAAATTATTGAGCCATTCCACTCTGCCCTTTTGGGCACAAGCAACAAAAAGAGAAGTTTGTTTCACATGCTTAAGACAACAAAGACTATTGGAGG AACAAGACTTCTACGAGCCAACTTATTGCAGCCTCTAAAAGATATTGAAACTATAAAAGCTCGTCTTGATTGTCTG GATGAACTGATGAGCAATGAAAAGCTGTTCTTTGGGCTTTCTCAAGTACTGAGGAAATTTCCTAAAGAGACAG ATAGGGTGCTCTGTCACTTTTGCTTCAAGCCAAAGAAAGTTATGAATGAGAGCTTGGGAGTGGATCATGCAAGGAAAAGCCAACTGCTTGTATCAAGCATTATCTTACTCAAAACTGCTTTGGATTCTTTGCCTTTGCTCTCTAAG GTACTAAAAGAGGCCAAAAGTTCTCTTCTAACAAACATTTACAAGTCTGTCAGTGAAAACGAGAAATATGCTGCAATTCGAAGAAG AATTGGGGAGGTAATAGATGAAGATGTGCTTCACGCACGGGTTCCTTTTGTTGCCCGCACGCAGCAATGTTTTGCTGTCAAGGCAGGAATTGATGGTCTCTTGGATATTGCTAGGAGATCATTCTGCGATACTAGTGAAG CAATACATAATCTCGCAAACAAGTATCGCGAAGAATTTAAGCTACCAAATTTGAAACTGCCATTCAATAATAGGCAAGGGTTTTACTTCAGCATTCCGTATAAGGATGTTAAAGGAAAGCTTCCTAGCAAATTCATACAG GTAATGAAGCATGGGAACAACATTCATTGCTCAACTCTGGAACTGGCTTCG CTCAATGTGAGGAACAAGTCCGCTGCAGGAGAGTGTTTCATACGAACAGAAGTGTGCTTGGAAG CTCTAATAGATGGCATAAGGGAGGATGTTTCTGTTCTCAAATTGCTTGCAGAGGTTTTATGCCTTCTAGACATGATTGTCAACTCATTTGCTCATAGCATATCCACTAAGCCTGTTGATCAATATTCCAGACCAGAATTTACCG ATCATGGACCATTGGCAATAGATGCTGGAAGGCACCCTATCCTGGAAAGTATACACAATGATTTCATT CCCAACAGTATCTTTCTTTCCGAGGCATCCAATATGCTGATTGTCATGGGTCCTAACAT GAGTGGGAAGAGTACTTATCTCCAGCAAGTGTGCCTTATCATCATTCTTGCTCAGATTGGTTGCTATGTTCCTGCTCGGTTTGCCACTATAAGGGTCGTTGATCATATATTTACAAGAATGGGGTCGATGGACAATTTGGAGTCGAACTCCAGTACG TTCATGACAGAAATGAAAGAGACTGCCTTTATCATGCAAAATGTCTCAGAAAG GAGTCTGATTATCACAGATGAACTAGGGAGGGCTACCTCGTCCTCTGATGGACTGGCCATAGCATGGAGCTGCTGTGAGTATCTGTTATCACTGAAAGC GTACACTATATTTGCTACTCATATCGAGACAATGGCCGAGTTAGCCACCATTTATCCAAATGTGAAGATTTCTCACTTCGATGTGGATGTAAAAAACAACCGATTGGATTTCAAG TTTCAACTTAAGGATGGTCCGCGATATATTCCCCACTATGGGCTTCTATTAGCCGAAGTAGCAGGGCTCCCAAGCTCAGTGATTGAAACAGCCAGAAGTATCACATCAAGGATCACACAAAAG GAACTGAAGAAAATGGAAGTGAACTGCAGACAATATCATCACATTCAGATGGCTTATCGAGTGGCTCAGAAGTTGATATGCTTGAAATACTCGAGCCATAATGAAGAGACAGTTAGGCAAGCATTGCAGAATCTCAAAGATAGTTATCTTCAAAGCCAAGTCTAG
- the LOC116204660 gene encoding DNA mismatch repair protein MSH4 isoform X2 produces the protein MVTFNGSFHHMNIDAASVQNLEIIEPFHSALLGTSNKKRSLFHMLKTTKTIGGTRLLRANLLQPLKDIETIKARLDCLDELMSNEKLFFGLSQVLRKFPKETDRVLCHFCFKPKKVMNESLGVDHARKSQLLVSSIILLKTALDSLPLLSKVLKEAKSSLLTNIYKSVSENEKYAAIRRRIGEVIDEDVLHARVPFVARTQQCFAVKAGIDGLLDIARRSFCDTSEAIHNLANKYREEFKLPNLKLPFNNRQGFYFSIPYKDVKGKLPSKFIQVMKHGNNIHCSTLELASLNVRNKSAAGECFIRTEVCLEALIDGIREDVSVLKLLAEVLCLLDMIVNSFAHSISTKPVDQYSRPEFTDHGPLAIDAGRHPILESIHNDFIPNSIFLSEASNMLIVMGPNMSGKSTYLQQVCLIIILAQIGCYVPARFATIRVVDHIFTRMGSMDNLESNSSTFMTEMKETAFIMQNVSERSLIITDELGRATSSSDGLAIAWSCCEYLLSLKAYTIFATHIETMAELATIYPNVKISHFDVDVKNNRLDFKFQLKDGPRYIPHYGLLLAEVAGLPSSVIETARSITSRITQKELKKMEVNCRQYHHIQMAYRVAQKLICLKYSSHNEETVRQALQNLKDSYLQSQV, from the exons ATG GTGACTTTCAATGGGTCATTCCATCATATGAACATTGATGCTGCCAG tGTACAAAACCTGGAAATTATTGAGCCATTCCACTCTGCCCTTTTGGGCACAAGCAACAAAAAGAGAAGTTTGTTTCACATGCTTAAGACAACAAAGACTATTGGAGG AACAAGACTTCTACGAGCCAACTTATTGCAGCCTCTAAAAGATATTGAAACTATAAAAGCTCGTCTTGATTGTCTG GATGAACTGATGAGCAATGAAAAGCTGTTCTTTGGGCTTTCTCAAGTACTGAGGAAATTTCCTAAAGAGACAG ATAGGGTGCTCTGTCACTTTTGCTTCAAGCCAAAGAAAGTTATGAATGAGAGCTTGGGAGTGGATCATGCAAGGAAAAGCCAACTGCTTGTATCAAGCATTATCTTACTCAAAACTGCTTTGGATTCTTTGCCTTTGCTCTCTAAG GTACTAAAAGAGGCCAAAAGTTCTCTTCTAACAAACATTTACAAGTCTGTCAGTGAAAACGAGAAATATGCTGCAATTCGAAGAAG AATTGGGGAGGTAATAGATGAAGATGTGCTTCACGCACGGGTTCCTTTTGTTGCCCGCACGCAGCAATGTTTTGCTGTCAAGGCAGGAATTGATGGTCTCTTGGATATTGCTAGGAGATCATTCTGCGATACTAGTGAAG CAATACATAATCTCGCAAACAAGTATCGCGAAGAATTTAAGCTACCAAATTTGAAACTGCCATTCAATAATAGGCAAGGGTTTTACTTCAGCATTCCGTATAAGGATGTTAAAGGAAAGCTTCCTAGCAAATTCATACAG GTAATGAAGCATGGGAACAACATTCATTGCTCAACTCTGGAACTGGCTTCG CTCAATGTGAGGAACAAGTCCGCTGCAGGAGAGTGTTTCATACGAACAGAAGTGTGCTTGGAAG CTCTAATAGATGGCATAAGGGAGGATGTTTCTGTTCTCAAATTGCTTGCAGAGGTTTTATGCCTTCTAGACATGATTGTCAACTCATTTGCTCATAGCATATCCACTAAGCCTGTTGATCAATATTCCAGACCAGAATTTACCG ATCATGGACCATTGGCAATAGATGCTGGAAGGCACCCTATCCTGGAAAGTATACACAATGATTTCATT CCCAACAGTATCTTTCTTTCCGAGGCATCCAATATGCTGATTGTCATGGGTCCTAACAT GAGTGGGAAGAGTACTTATCTCCAGCAAGTGTGCCTTATCATCATTCTTGCTCAGATTGGTTGCTATGTTCCTGCTCGGTTTGCCACTATAAGGGTCGTTGATCATATATTTACAAGAATGGGGTCGATGGACAATTTGGAGTCGAACTCCAGTACG TTCATGACAGAAATGAAAGAGACTGCCTTTATCATGCAAAATGTCTCAGAAAG GAGTCTGATTATCACAGATGAACTAGGGAGGGCTACCTCGTCCTCTGATGGACTGGCCATAGCATGGAGCTGCTGTGAGTATCTGTTATCACTGAAAGC GTACACTATATTTGCTACTCATATCGAGACAATGGCCGAGTTAGCCACCATTTATCCAAATGTGAAGATTTCTCACTTCGATGTGGATGTAAAAAACAACCGATTGGATTTCAAG TTTCAACTTAAGGATGGTCCGCGATATATTCCCCACTATGGGCTTCTATTAGCCGAAGTAGCAGGGCTCCCAAGCTCAGTGATTGAAACAGCCAGAAGTATCACATCAAGGATCACACAAAAG GAACTGAAGAAAATGGAAGTGAACTGCAGACAATATCATCACATTCAGATGGCTTATCGAGTGGCTCAGAAGTTGATATGCTTGAAATACTCGAGCCATAATGAAGAGACAGTTAGGCAAGCATTGCAGAATCTCAAAGATAGTTATCTTCAAAGCCAAGTCTAG